Proteins from a genomic interval of Quercus lobata isolate SW786 chromosome 11, ValleyOak3.0 Primary Assembly, whole genome shotgun sequence:
- the LOC115968078 gene encoding putative disease resistance protein RGA4 isoform X3 gives MADAILYGVVQKIIESLGSSTLKKIRSIWGVQDELEKMNDTVLTIQAVLEDAEEQQVQNHQVEHWLTKLREVVFDADDLLSEFSTHVFRRKVMGGDKMAKKVRIFFSSSNQLLFSHKMACKIKAMRERLNDIADNRNKFKLIERPLEKRTVSRERETHSFVRDKEVIGREEDKKAIIDLLQDFDVKEDVSFISIVGIGGLGKTTLAQYVYNDEIVKAHFELKIWVCVSDVFDVKTIVENIIISATNKKPESLVMQQLQNELRKILNQKMYLLVLDDVWNENEETWGKLRTLLLDGKRGSKVVITTRIKLVADITSPISQYSLKGLSEDQSWALLKQMAFEEEQETINTNFKAIGMDILKKCKGVPLAIKIIGRVLNYKKTEFEWSYIKNIELTNVTQLKDDIMPVLKLSYDHLPSHLKCCFAYCSLFPKDYLIDKLTLIQLWIAQGFIQSLDENLLLVDVANDYFKELLWRSFFQEVEEDEGMTRGFKMHDLIHDLAQYVSRIDCTLVDSNAKNVNEKGRHLSFPFYNVSFFEENLSTLVRANKIRTFILAYNKWSYDEGTIEESTLKKLISTSRYVRVLDLHGLNMKMLPNTLGTLIHLKYLDLSSNDIEVLPSCIIKLVNLQTLKLSWCEKLRELPVDIQKLVSLNHLHIDDCENLTHMPCGLGQMTSLQTLTLFVVSKGSVGSFKHCGGLAGLKKLNDLRGKLEIKNLAWVKDASSEFKAANLKEKQHLSELGLCWNLEGDDAVDTCDDENSMDGLQPHQSLKSLNVNGYMGVRVSSWLSILTNLVELRIWNCNKCQYLPPLYQLPTLRVLEILDMNGLEYMTDGDMNDEISASTFFPSLETLDLGSCPNLKGWWRSVDKGNEATTTSTISSSSSSSTNHYHQHMPYFPRLSFFYFQDCPMMTCMPLFPNLEKMLQLRNSSLKPLEETIEMNNTGGRASSFPSSSSSSSSSFSPPLSKLKQLFLYKIEELKSLPEWFKNLTSLETLKIWDCPNLTSLPERMSHLTSLHTLEIARCPQLKKRCEKENGEDWDKISHIPNLRIENSRFLEYIELLHTLPVRTRGFYMGRGKQIF, from the exons ATGGCCGATGCAATCCTCTATGGCGTTGTCCAGAAGATCATTGAAAGCTTGGGCTCCTCCACTCTCAAAAAGATTCGATCGATCTGGGGTGTCCAAGATGAGCTCGAAAAAATGAACGACACTGTTCTCACAATTCAAGCTGTACTTGAAGATGCAGAGGAGCAGCAGGTCCAGAACCACCAAGTCGAGCACTGGCTCACGAAGCTCAGAGAAGTAGTTTTTGATGCTGATGACTTGCTGAGCGAGTTCTCCACTCATGTGTTTCGGCGTAAGGTGATGGGTGGTGATAAAATGGCAAAGAAGGTAcgcattttcttttcaagttcaaaCCAACTGCTTTTTAGTCATAAGATGGCTTGCAAAATAAAAGCCATGAGGGAGAGGCTTAATGATATAGCAGATAATAGGAACAAATTCAAATTGATAGAGCGTCCTTTAGAGAAACGGACTGTGAGTAGGGAGAGGGAAACTCACTCGTTTGTACGTGACAAAGAAGTTATTGGGAGAGAGGAGGATAAGAAGGCCATCATAGATCTATTGCAAGACTTTGACGTGAAAGAGGATGTTTCGTTCATATCAATAGTTGGAATTGGTGGGCTAGGGAAGACCACACTTGCTCAATATGTATACAATGATGAGATTGTCAAGGctcattttgaattgaaaatctGGGTGTGTGTTTCTGATGTCTTTGACGTGAAAACCAttgttgaaaatataattatatccGCAACTAATAAAAAACCTGAAAGCCTTGTAATGCAACAATTGCAAAATGAACTTCGCAAAATTCTCAATCAAAAGATGTATTTACTTGTGTTGGATGATGTGTGGAATGAGAATGAAGAAACATGGGGTAAATTGAGAACTCTTTTGTTGGATGGTAAAAGGGGAAGTAAGGTGGTGATAACTACACGGATCAAATTGGTTGCAGATATTACCAGCCCAATCTCACAATATTCTTTAAAGGGCCTGTCAGAGGATCAGTCTTGGGCATTATTGAAGCAGATGGCATTTGAAGAAGAGCAAGAGACCATTAATACTAACTTTAAAGCAATTGGTATGGATATACTAAAAAAATGTAAGGGAGTGCCTCTTGCTATAAAGATAATAGGACGAGtcttaaactacaaaaaaacaGAATTTGAATGGTCATACATCAAGAATATTGAGCTCACAAATGTAACTCAGCTGAAAGATGATATTATGCCGGTTTTAAAATTGAGTTACGATCATCTCCCATCACATTTGAAATGTTGTTTCGCATATTGTTCATTGTTTCCCAAAGATTATTTGATTGATAAGTTGACATTGATACAATTATGGATAGCACAAGGGTTTATCCAATCACTAGATGAGAACTTACTATTAGTGGATGTTGCCAACGATTACTTCAAGGAGCTACTTTGGAGATCGTTCTTccaagaagtagaagaagatgaaggcatGACTAGGGGGTTTAAAATGCATGATTTAATCCATGATCTTGCACAATATGTATCAAGGATTGATTGTACATTGGTTGATTCCAATGCAAAAAATGTGAATGAAAAAGGACGCCATCTATCGTTTCCATTTTACAATGTTTCATTCTTTGAGGAGAATTTAAGCACATTGGTTAGAGCAAACAAGATAAGAACATTTATATTGGCATACAATAAATGGAGCTATGATGAGGGAACAATTGAAGAATCAACTCtcaaaaaacttatttctacTTCTAGATACGTGCGTGTGTTAGACCTACATGGTTTAAATATGAAGATGTTGCCAAATACTCTAGGTACTTTGATACATCTAAAGTACCTTGATCTTTCCTCTAATGATATTGAGGTTCTCCCTAGTTGTATTATTAAATTGGTGAATTTGCAAACATTAAAGCTCTCTTGGTGTGAAAAGCTTAGAGAGTTACCCGTAGATATTCAAAAATTGGTCAGCCTCAACCACCTTCACATAGATGATTGTGAGAATTTGACTCATATGCCATGTGGATTAGGGCAAATGACTTCTCTTCAGACATTAACCTTATTTGTTGTGAGTAAGGGTTCTGTAGGTTCTTTCAAGCATTGCGGTGGGCTAGCGGGATTAAAGAAGCTAAATGACTTGAGAGGAAAATTAGAGATTAAAAATTTGGCATGGGTGAAAGATGCTTCCTCAGAATTCAAAGCAGCAAATTTGAAGGAGAAGCAGCATCTCAGTGAGTTGGGATTATGCTGGAATTTGGAGGGTGATGATGCCGTAGATACCTGTGATGATGAAAATTCCATGGATGGCCTCCAACCACATCAAAGTTTAAAATCTTTGAACGTGAACGGGTACATGGGTGTGAGAGTTTCTAGTTGGCTTTCAATCTTAACAAATCTCGTTGAATTAAGAATATGGAATTGTAACAAGTGCCAATATTTGCCACCGTTGTATCAACTCCCAACTCTCCGAGTATTAGAAATTCTGGATATGAATGGTCTGGAGTACATGACAGACGGGGATATGAATGATGAGATATCTGCTTCAACATTTTTCCCATCCCTTGAGACACTCGATCTCGGTAGTTGCCCAAATCTAAAGGGATGGTGGAGGAGTGTGGATAAGGGGAATGAGGCAACAACGACATCaacaatatcatcatcatcatcatcatcaactaaTCACTATCACCAACACATGCCGTACTTTCCgcgtctttctttcttttatttccaGGATTGCCCTATGATGACTTGCATGCCGCTATTTCCAAATCTTGAAAAAATGCTTCAATTGAGGAATAGCAGTTTGAAGCCGTTGGAAGAGACAATAGAGATGAATAATACGGGAGGAAGGGCTTCTTCATTTCcgtcctcttcctcttcctcttcctcctccttctccCCTCCTCTCTCCAAATTAAAGCAATTGTTTTTATACAAGATTGAGGAGTTGAAGTCTCTGCCAGAGTGGTTTAAAAACCTAACTTCTCTTGAGACATTAAAGATTTGGGACTGTCCCAATCTGACGTCACTTCCCGAAAGGATGAGTCACCTCACCTCTTTACATACCCTGGAAATTGCCAGATGTCCCCAATTAAAGAAAAGATGTGAGAAGGAAAATGGAGAGGATTGGGATAAGATTTCTCACATCCCAAATCTTAGAATCGAAAATAGTAGATTCTTAGAATATATTGAACTACTGCATACGCTTCCTG TAAGAACAAGAGGATTTTATATGGGAAGAGGAAAGC AGATTTTTTGA